The following coding sequences are from one Clarias gariepinus isolate MV-2021 ecotype Netherlands chromosome 19, CGAR_prim_01v2, whole genome shotgun sequence window:
- the cdk5rap2 gene encoding CDK5 regulatory subunit-associated protein 2 isoform X7, with protein MDSVVGEDQTLPFDINGSCSISRLPDSLNSAELSMDMTAPMFPGQKMSPTKAMTMKDYENQITALKKENFNLKLRIYFLEERVQQKCDDSTEEIYKTNIELKVEVESMKRDLAEKQELLVSASKALESLANRDSGEGLRVRAQREMDALREAFSARIRDLEESLRCAEEEAEKMASIAEQQKLKSLGLEKELEAFTQSRPLHDAGSAPGQDHKLQQTLQEKDRVIERLQESIKNQDTLIGELRKNDQDKPVAEQMIQLNTLIGQKNAEVQALKEELDREREKADEEIKVCAVKQDELNLLQQKTRQLSEELNSTKSSSQTLKHKLEEIDRENKTLSGQLEERENELAAEKKNALKRDKTIQGLSILLKEKERQVDELYRNLEEKDQALTKAREALHKAQLQKYQGGEEQQAMMQSQHAELSRLQAECHSSLLELQRLQRALSSKDAQLELLQQDKLQLENELELLQQYKRKGDKTINDLQNQLKKLSGELAERENLLENQRQSQQELTQTTEHKLQSTIQHLTTNLTKKEQQLQDYMRMVQDLEQDRASAGSDVMLAKLREKLREKEKALEKALEDKFVAVEEKENEIHLLQLSMREKERDSERLKNLLAHNQETVNSFDELLKEKDMELQQLLNSLKNLQRSKQESEENLQRALREKDSIIQQLQHALQLKTKDMEDMASTVLSHSESQGRDVAEQMGQRLKVTEAMLAEAVKHRERLVCENQTAVENLLATISSKDQLLKESAERHARALAERSGELQDLRRQLAETQLQLSNAQNLSAALNEKDLLINKLLDHAQDRDPSLTEIKVVDAPQVVELRHTISVLQQRLEEKEAELSQQYSEDNLETSLTVSKKPAVILKKELAQKTDALNSALKRENKLKMSLAEIQSTVSELEGQLEGQTANLQSLKSTISTKDEIITELQQRLAQMGLRQSATAVDQQSPLYGEELNFRSLPQRESTIIGGDRQQQQDVSLGDLCSEQAELNHILREEHQIYTKLVQTVKEQDSAQRLHALQLELAAVALLRQQLEDGVGNNNELREQLRQEIQRVNQREGADPAELENMRDALEEAQRWNASLQARLGQIQSRGGGVGQANDKDDSLSLIGEQTSYMSICIGEGQEEDLQHLSVEQLRLKVSELQAVNAELQKRLALAESDDTGDARRESQGHHDLNGFSPPSKQQQELTRPLAVNANEGPTSPGVKETADESFKAQRRMASSPLPKKDNGNSSFAQIPKGETEQAELASLLEDCGAESVPQLRKQINKLRSEMSKLGVLLKEENPGEFRESTESSGDNDKHDNLHQTVKVLRSEARRHRKVVRLLKAQLQHNTKANTDSEPGVDTKLLDSMAEKMERLREEYEITQRHAASLEDRIKEMQNGERNEGREREEEKERKKKGRPDQSRKSNKNLKHAAYTKSRLPVAVRPTKQRDRNERETEESTEHFSTTDSEQPSVRSRALSDAVLQSSPGSSLDALSDSDSRRNTQPEQAEQNCNARQHSKTVSDFPQSELLSQLELLNQECQEKESLISQLQFQMRNWEGLQAELQEKERINGQYLEALHAAESTIAYLTACNLDSESGLGQTGLGSDPSLQQQCTELEKDVQEKDQINAQLLECLNMVEAAIASLISADMPVSHFSGQNDPQALCDRLEGLLSQIKVLQEQKNTSTGTLKELHFPDGSSVPDLQRQAETLQESLLEQCRLNAELQEKLRTAEETITKLSAQHTGATKGQELICSHKCASPQQETVHEYEEGQHRLAACLAECIAAAEQAVGSLADYGSRSDQVPHTPEISTNTDLEQNFDRLQRALLERDKFGHPGSADMSHSTIVGPLQHQPVQHVLQSSGAAQQKTSTPISQGQQKKGQENISESWDPDHSGSPNLNLHKNLTLLVQIFKHYAQKVRELEEALKVEQGRGLKGGDGQNPEDVAQLRSLQRALKEKQKMCQKLEEKLATAQSIIALQGSSKRDKNSERRKAPHGERDDKGIQVDAQDLGYETSGRSETEVEREEGSSTDVDGVVGLDPALSGFTSADNLDTTASSPSYPSSPDLSSPRPHDPKSGPKSAHIDELLQLRAQVESQHKVIAHLRRLLPKKYPTSKVLSVTSGTASCEEEEERAATKAQISHLPTELEREHTINRSNCNSPSKMESLVQSQARELCELREQIRVSRTLGVQQRRQLLELREALEDLMQPNDRQSTPYATLQKHLDRSLCLFDKLDQAEKDDRVEKDEPLSRELAQRLTTELQEKEKLIQQLKDQLHGKVYSMHQELESEMSDRMSNDSTVSVHDSLHEFHTPTSRRATEGMKKSSVKCVPDAEPRPSPVCVEDDLNRSRCDEANLFNLQCDNGRLQEQLRKSEELNATLRSELDLTHSILAHTQSQSPTETKHAHTQSSSLVTHSQSQAPDSQQAQQEAAHASISPDLLMEHLQEVRALRQRLEETIRTNERLREQLERKLQQAERDPADTHIFISGSQDSTKLNSDVRYLWAQNHTLKEQLNQAARDKQKENDCLRETLSRRTAKLELSRKECETLREECAHLQNSLFRLQCEQNLQKQQLADTQQLLQSVQVELQVHEQIRSSIHTHTEEERGGSESSEVDLRELLSEVRSLRLQLERSIQTNTALRHKLEQQLVSQPDPPSTININYLLSQADSGSSEQGGSPTLSRLVPGHRLWADRHGRHVLGLIEDYSALSKQIREAKRITAAMDQQLQDRLVECAGFSGSVSTMQQVLEEAGRLLKLLWRVSLPAGDHTHTQQNEVLRSEITQLKSRLSQQERMLTGAVKRLRSTNQLKEGMERIIIDQLSVTHRVLKKARGNLESKYFNVFGIKDLQMEGNPTECAVTSQQGDNPS; from the exons CTGCAGTATATCCAGACTGCCGGATTCTCTGAACAGTGCAGAACTCAGCATGGACAtgacag CTCCCATGTTCCCCGGGCAGAAGATGTCGCCAACCAAAGCCATGACGATGAAGGACTATGAGAAT cAAATTACAGCTTTGAAAAAAGAGAACTTCAACCTCAAGTTGAGGATCTACTTCCTGGAGGAACGCGTGCAGCAAAAATGTGATGATTCTACTGAGGAAATTTACAAAACG AACATTGAGTTAAAGGTGGAGGTGGAATCTATGAAAAGGGACCTTGCAGAGAAACAGGAGCTGCTTGTGTCCGCGTC GAAAGCACTAGAGAGTTTAGCCAACAGAGATTCTGGGGAAGGCCTGAGGGTGCGTGCTCAGAGAGAGATGGATGCACTCCGCGAAGCTTTCAGTGCCAGGATCAGAGACCTGGAGGag TCTCTGCGTTGtgcagaagaagaagcagaGAAGATGGCTTCCATTGCTGAGCAACAGAAGCTTAAAAGTTTAGGTCTGGAAAAAGAACTGGAGGCTTTTACTCAATCCAGACCACTGCATGATGCTGGCTCCGCCCCTGGGCAGGACCACAAACTCCAGCAGACTCTGCAGGAAAAAGATCG TGTAATTGAGCGCCTCCAGGAATCCATCAAGAACCAGGACACTCTGATTGGAGAGCTTCGGAAGAATGACCAGGACAAGCCAGTCGCAGAGCAGATGATCCAGCTCAACACTCTGATTGGCCAAAAGAATGCAGAAGTACAG GCTCTAAAAGAAGAGTTAGATCGTGAGCGAGAAAAAGCAGACGAGGAAATCAAG GTGTGTGCAGTGAAGCAGGATGAGCTGAACCTGCTACAGCAGAAGACCAGACAGCTGAGTGAAGAGCTTAACTCCACCAAGAGCAGCAGtcaaacattaaaacacaagCTGGAGGAGATTGACAGAGAGAACAAG ACCCTTTCTGGACAGCTTGAAGAGAGGGAGAATGAGTTGGCTGCAGAAAAGAAAAACGCTCTAAAACGGGACAAGACCATTCAGGGCCTTAGCATCCTTCTTAAAGAGAAGGAACGACAG gTGGATGAACTGTACAGAAATCTAGAGGAGAAAGATCAGGCCTTAACCAAGGCCAGGGAGGCCCTTCACAAAGCCCAGCTACAGAAATACCAG ggtGGGGAGGAACAACAGGCCATGATGCAGTCCCAGCATGCTGAGCTGTCTCGTCTACAGGCGGAGTGCCATTCGTCCCTGCTGGAGCTTCAGAGGTTGCAGCGTGCACTCAGCAGCAAAGACGCACAACTGGAGCTGCTGCAACAAGACAAACTTCAGCTGGAGAATGAGCTGGAGTTGCTGCAGCAGTACAAAAGAAAAGGGGACAAGACCATTAAT GACCTGCAGAACCAGCTGAAAAAGCTGAGTGGAGAGCTGGCAGAACGCGAGAACCTTCTAGAAAATCAACGGCAATCTCAGCAGGAGCTAACCCAAACGACAGAACATAAACTGCAGAGCACGATACAACACCTGACCACTAACCTCACAAAGAAAGAGCAACAGTTACAg gaCTACATGCGAATGGTGCAGGACCTGGAGCAGGATCGAGCTTCAGCTGGAAGTGATGTAATGCTGGCCAAGCTCAGAGAGAAGCTGAGGGAAAAAGAGAAGGCCCTGGAG AAAGCACTTGAAGATAAGTTTGTGGCCGTGGAAGAAAAGGAGAATGAAATCCATCTGCTTCAGCTGAGcatgagagagaaggaaagagattCTGAGCGCCTGAAGAACCTGCTTGCACACAATCAGGAGACTGTAAAT AGCTTTGATGAATTATTGAAGGAGAAAGACATGGAGTTGCAGCAGCTGCTGAACTCATTGAAAAACTTGCAGCGCTCCAAGCAGGAGAGTGAAGAGAACCTGCAAAGAGctctgagagagaaagattcCATCATCCAGCAGCTCCAACATGCACTGCAGCTTAAAACTAAAGACATGGAG GACATGGCTAGTACAGTTCTTAGTCATTCAGAGTCTCAAGGACGCGATGTGGCAGAGCAGATGGGTCAGAGGTTAAAGGTTACAGAGGCCATGTTGGCCGAGGCAGTGAAGCACAGAGAGAGGCTAGTGTGTGAAAACCAGACCGCTGTGGAAAACCTACTTGCCACCATCAGTAGCAAAGACCAGCTGCTGAAG GAGAGTGCTGAACGACATGCACGGGCTCTTGCTGAGCGATCGGGAGAGTTGCAGGATCTGCGCAGACAGCTCGCAGAAACTCAGCTGCAACTCAGCAATGCTCAGAACCTTAGCGCTGCACTAAATGAGAAGGACCTCCTCATCAAT aAGCTGTTGGATCATGCTCAGGACAGAGATCCCTCTCTAACTGAGATAAAGGTGGTAGATGCTCCTCAGGTGGTTGAGCTCAGACATACCATTAGTGTGCTACAGCAGAGATTGGAAGAGAAAGAGG CTGAGCTGTCTCAGCAGTACAGTGAGGACAACTTGGAGACATCTCTTACAGTCAGTAAGAAACCTGCTGTAATACTGAAGAAAGAGCTTGCCCAGAAAACAGATGCTCTCAACAGTGCTCTGAAGAGAGAAAACAAGCTTAAG ATGTCACTTGCTGAGATTCAGTCCACTGTGTCAGAGCTGGAGGGCCAACTAGAGGGCCAAACGGCCAATCTTCAGTCTCTTAAATCCACTATCAGTACTAAAGACGAAATTATTACG GAGCTACAGCAGCGCTTGGCCCAGATGGGGTTAAGGCAGTCAGCTACAGCCGTCGATCAGCAGTCCCCCCTCTATGGGGAGGAGCTCAACTTCCGCTCTCTTCCCCAGAGAGAAAGTACCATCATTGGAGGAGATAGACAGCAGCAG CAGGACGTGTCGCTGGGTGACCTGTGCTCAGAGCAGGCAGAGCTCAACCACATCCTCAGGGAAGAGCACCAGATCTACACCAAACTTGTTCAAACGGTCAAAGAGCAAGACAG tgCTCAGCGGCTACATGCATTACAGTTGGAACTTGCTGCTGTGGCACTTCTCAGGCAGCAGCTGGAAGATGGCGTCGGTAACAACAACGAGCTCCGAGAGCAGCTGCGGCAAGAAATCCAGAGAGTTAATCAGAGAGAAG GTGCAGACCCTGCAGAGCTTGAGAACATGCGAGATGCTCTGGAAGAAGCTCAGCGTTGGAACGCTTCTCTACAAGCCAGACTTGGCCAGATCCAgagcagaggaggaggagtagGGCAGGCCAACGACAAGG ATGACTCACTGAGTCTGATTGGGGAACAGACATCCTATATGAGTATATGTATAGGGGAGGGGCAAGAAGAAGACCTACAGCATCTATCTGTGGAACAACTCAGACTAAAG GTCTCAGAGCTACAGGCAGTAAATGCAGAGCTGCAGAAACGGTTGGCGCTGGCAGAGAGTGATGATACGGGTGATGCTAGGAGAGAGTCACAGGGCCATCATGACCTAAATGGATTTTCACCCCCCAgcaag CAGCAGCAGGAACTGACCAGACCACTAGCTGTTAATGCTAATGAGGGACCAACCTCCCCCGGTGTAAAG GAGACAGCTGATGAAAGTTTTAAAGCTCAAAGAAGAATGGCAAGTTCTCCCTTGCCGAAGAAAGATAATGGAAACTCCTCATTTGCTCAGATACCCAAGGGTGAGACTGAGCAAGCAGAACTTGCATCTTTACTTGAAGACTGTGGAGCAGAATCTGTTCCCCAACTCCG GAAGCAGATAAATAAACTACGATCAGAAATGTCAAAGCTTGGTGTGCTCTTAAAGGAAGAAAACCCAGGTGAGTTCAGAGAGAGCACAGAAAGTTCTGGAGATAATGACAAGCACGATAACCTGCACCAGACTGTGAAAGTCCTCCGCTCAGAGGCCCGAAGACACCGCAAAGTTGTACGCCTGTTAAAGGCGCAACTACAGCACAATACAAAAGCAAATACAGACAGTGAGCCAGGGGTTGACACAAAACTGCTCGACAGCATGGCTGAAAAGATGGAGCGTCTGCGGGAGGAGTATGAGATCACTCAGAGGCATGCTGCCAGTCTAGAGGACAGGATAAAGGAGATGCAGAACGGAGAAAGAAACGAGGGTAGGGAACGAGAagaggagaaagaaaggaaaaagaaaggcaGACCGGACCAAAGCAGAAAGTCGAACAAAAACCTGAAGCATGCA GCGTACACCAAATCACGGCTACCAGTAGCAGTAAGACCCACAAAGCAAAGGGACAGGAATGAGCGTGAGACAGAGGAAAGTACTGAGCACTTTAGCACAACAGATTCAGAGCAGCCCAGTGTAAGGAGCAGAGCCCTCAGTGATGCAGTCCTTCAAAGTTCTCCAGGCAGCAGCTTAGATGCTCTTTCGGATTCGGATTCCAGACGAAACACACAACCTGAACAGGCTGAACAAAACTGTAACGCCAGGCAACATTCGAAAACAGTGTCTGACTTTCCACAATCAGAACTCCTGTCTCAGTTGGAGTTACTGAACCAGGAGTGTCAGGAGAAGGAAAGTCTCATCTCCCAGCTGCAATTTCAGATGCGGAATTGGGAAGGTCTCCAAGCTGAGCTTCAGGAGAAGGAACGGATCAATGGACAGTACCTGGAAGCCTTGCATGCAGCAGAGTCCACAATTGCTTACCTTACAGCTTGTAACCTGGATTCTGAAAGCGGGCTGGGGCAGACTGGGTTGGGATCTGATCCATCACTGCAGCAGCAATGCACTGAGCTTGAAAAAGATGTGCAGGAGAAAGATCAAATCAACGCTCAGCTGCTAGAATGCTTAAACATGGTCGAGGCTGCAATTGCATCACTGATCTCAGCTGATATGCCTGTAAGCCACTTCTCTGGTCAGAATGACCCACAAGCATTGTGTGACAGGCTTGAGGGCCTGCTCAGCCAGATCAAGGTCCTACAGGAGCAGAAAAATACTTCCACTGGCACTCTCAAGGAATTGCATTTCCCAGATGGAAGTTCAGTACCGGACCTGCAACGCCAAGCTGAGACCCTTCAGGAATCACTGTTGGAGCAGTGCAGGCTGAATGCGGAGTTGCAGGAAAAGCTCAGGACTGCAGAAGAAACCATTACGAAACTGTCTGCTCAACACACCGGTGCTACCAAAGGCCAGGAACTGATTTGCAGCCACAAGTGTGCAAGTCCACAACAGGAGACGGTACATGAATATGAAGAGGGACAGCACAGACTGGCTGCATGTCTGGCTGAGTGTATTGCAGCAGCAGAACAAGCTGTCGGGTCTCTTGCAGATTACGGTTCAAGGTCCGATCAGGTCCCACATACTCCTGAAATCTCGACTAACACCGATCTTGAACAGAACTTTGACAGGCTACAGAGGGCACTTTTGGAAAGAGATAAGTTTGGGCATCCCGGCAGTGCAGATATGAGTCACAGCACTATTGTGGGTCCACTCCAACACCAACCAGTACAGCATGTCTTACAGAGTTCAGGTGCTGCACAACAGAAGACAAGCACCCCGATTTCCCAAGGACAGCAGAAAAAGGGACAGGAGAATATATCAGAATCTTGGGATCCTGATCATTCGGGAAGTCCAAACCTGAACCTCCACAAGAATCTCACATTGCTCGTCCAGATCTTTAAACACTATGCTCAGAAAGTTCGGGAGCTGGAGGAGGCGCTTAAAGTTGAGCAAGGACGAGGCCTTAAGGGAGGTGATGGGCAAAATCCTGAGGATGTTGCCCAGTTGAGGAGCTTGCAGAGGGCCCTTAAAGAGAAGCAGAAAATGTGTCAGAAGCTGGAGGAGAAACTGGCTACAGCTCAGTCCATCATTGCTCTGCAGGGCTCATCCAAGAGGGACAAAAACTCAGAGCGACGCAAAG CACCTCACGGTGAACGGGATGATAAAGGCATTCAGGTGGATGCACAGGACCTCGGCTACGAGACAAGTGGAAGGAGTGAGACGGAGGTGGAAAGAGAGGAGGGCAGTAGTACAG ATGTAGATGGTGTTGTTGGTTTGGACCCCGCTCTCTCTGGATTCACCTCAGCAGACAATCTGGACACTACAGCATCCAGCCCGTCTTATCCGAGCTCCCCTGATCTTAGCTCTCCCCGGCCACACGACCCAAAATCTGGCCCCAAATCTGCCCACATTGATGAGCTCTTGCAACTCAGGGCACAAGTTGAAAGTCAACATAAGGTCATTGCACATCTCCGGCGACTGCTGCCCAAGAAATATCCGACTTCCAAGGTTCTGAGTGTGACCTCTGGCACTGCAAGCtgtgaggaagaagaggaaagaGCAGCAACGAAGGCTCAGATTTCCCATCTACCCACTGAACTGGAGAGAGAGCATACCATCAACAGGAGTAATTGTAATTCTCCATCCAA GATGGAGTCTCTGGTCCAGTCTCAAGCACGAGAGTTGTGTGAGTTGCGTGAACAAATTAGAGTCTCGCGTACACTCGGTGTTCAACAGCGCAGACAGTTGCTGGAGCTTCGAGAGGCACTAGAGGATCTGATGCAACCCAACGATAGGCAGAGCACCCCGTATGCAACACTCCAGAAACACCTGGACCGGAGTCTCTGCCTATTCGATAAACTGGATCAAG CAGAAAAAGACGACCGTGTAGAAAAAGACGAGCCTCTAAGCCGAGAGCTAGCTCAGAG GTTAACTACAGAGCTTCAGGAAAAGGAGAAGCTCATTCAGCAGCTAAAGGATCAGCTGCATGGCAAAGTTTACAGTATGCATCAGGAATTGGAATCTGAGATGAGTGACAGGATGTCTAACGACAGCACTGTTTCTGTACACGACAGCCTGCACGAGTTTCACACACCCACCTCCAGGAGAGCAACTGAAG gcatGAAGAAATCCAGTGTCAAGTGTGTTCCTGACGCTGAACCCCGACCTTCACCTGTCTGTGTGGAAGATGACTTGAATAGGTCTCGTTGCGATGAGGCAAATCTTTTTAATCTACAATGTGATAACGGCCGTCTGCAAGAACAACTGAGAAAGAGTGAAGAGCTTAATGCCACACTGAGGAGTGAGCTTGACCTCACTCACTCCATCCTTGCgcacacacagagtcagagcCCCACGGAAACCAAACATGCTCACACTCAGAGCAGCTCATTAGTTACACACTCCCAGAGCCAAGCTCCAGATAGCCAGCAGGCTCAACAGGAAGCAGCCCATGCAAGCATCagcccag ATTTGTTAATGGAGCACCTCCAGGAAGTTCGAGCTCTACGTCAGCGTCTGGAGGAAACAATACGCACTAATGAAAGACTCCGAGAGCAGCTAGAAAGAAAACTTCAGCAGGCTGAGAGAGACCCAG cAGATACACACATCTTTATTTCTGGGTCACAAGATTCGACTAAGCTGAATAGTGATGTGCGTTACCTTTGGGCTCAGAACCACACACTTAAAGAACAGCTAAACCAGGCAGCCAgag acaAACAGAAGGAGAATGACTGTTTGAGGGAGACTTTGTCCAGACGCACTGCCAAACTTGAGCTCAGCAGAAAAGAGTGTGAAACCTTGCGTGAGGAATGCGCACACTTGCAGAACAGCCTGTTCAG GTTGCAGTGTGAGCAAAATCTCCAAAAGCAGCAGTTGGCAGACACACAACAGCTTCTACAATCTGTACAAGTTGAACTTCAAGTGCACGAACAGATCAGGAGCTcaatacacacccacacag AAGAGGAGCGTGGTGGTTCTGAGTCCTCTGAAGTGGATCTAAGGGAGTTATTGAGTGAAGTACGAAGTCTGCGTCTGCAGCTGGAGAGAAGTATCCAGACCAACACAGCGCTGAGACACAAACTGGAACAACAACTAGTCAGCCAACCAGATCCTCCATCTACTATCAATATCAACTATCTACTCTCTCAAGCAG ACAGTGGAAGCTCTGAGCAAGGTGGTTCTCCGACTTTGTCCCGCCTGGTTCCCGGTCACCGACTGTGGGCAGATCGTCACGGGCGTCATGTTCTAGGCCTTATAGAGGATTACAGCGCTCTCAGCAAACAGATCAGAGAGGCCAAGAGAATCACTGCAGCCATGGATCAACAACTGCAGGACAGG ttggtgGAATGTGCAGGTTTTTCGGGCAGTGTGAGCACCATGCAGCAGGTGCTGGAGGAAGCTGGGCGACTGCTAAAACTGCTCTGGCGAGTATCACTTCCTGCaggagaccacacacacacacagcag